The Oceanicaulis sp. nucleotide sequence TCCCACCGGTCGGTCGCGGCGTCGTAGGCGCGGACCTGGCGGTAGACCCCGCCGCCGGAATTGTCGAACCACTCCCCGCCGAACACGTAGAGCCGGTCGCCGAGCACTGCGGCGGCCAGTCCGCCCGCGCCGCGCGGGCCTTCGACCGGGTCGGGCAGGGGCGCGCGCGCCTCCCAGCGGTCTTCCGCCGGATCGTAGACCTCGTGGTTGGCGACATTGCCGCCGGTGACGGTCCGGCCGCCCACAACGTGCAGCCGGCCCCCCAGCACTGCGCCCGCAGCAGAATTGCGCGCGGTCGGCGCCGGGGCGGCGGTGGTCCAGACGCCTGCCGCCGTGTCCAGCACCACGTGGGCGTTGGTGTCGGCATGGTCGGGCCAGTTCCGGTTCGACAGTCCGGCCGGCCGCCGTCCGGTCACGACATGGATGCGCCCGTTTATGCTGGCGGCGACGGTTTCCGCATAGGGGGTGGGCAGGTCCGGCCCGGCGCTCCACCGGTCCCGGCTTTCGTCATAGATGCGCACCGCGTCGGTCATCGACCAGGCGCCCCCGTTCGCCGCGGTGAACCCGCCTATGGCGTAAAGATACCCCTCCGCCGCGGCGAGATTGGGATGATGGGTCGGCACTGGCAGTCGCGCGCGCCGGCGCCATTCGGTAGCCCCAGGGGTCAGCGCGAACACCTGATCGGTGATCCCGATCGATCCCGTGCCCGCGTCGGGCGTCAGCCCGCCTGCGACATAGATCGTCTGCCCCAGCAAGGCGGGATAGATTTCCTGCACCCGGGTCGGCAGATCCGGCGCGCTGGTCCATCCCGGCGCGAGCGCCTGCTCGGCGTAGTCCTGCCCGCGCGCGCAGGCGGCCAGCGCCAGGCTCGCGCCCGCCCCTGTCAGCGCGGCGCGCCTGGTAAAGCCGTTCATCTTCGCCCCGCCGCTCATGGTCAGTCCGCCGCTTCGATCACGCCGCACAGCACGCGCGCGCCCGCGCCGCCGATGGGCTGGCTGATCATGTCGTCGGGATTGGCGTGCATGACGAAGGCGGACCCGTCCGCGTCCAGAAGCGCGGGCGCGCCGGTCTGCCCGCCGATGGAGACGTTTTCGGTATAGGCCTGGGCGCGCAGCGCGCCGTCGGAATGGACCCAGAGATTGGGCAGGTCGGCGTTGTCGGGACCTTCAGGGTTCAGATAGCCGTGCGCGCTGCCGTCGACATTGATGTGCCCGCCCGAGCTGGTGAAGTCCTCGTTCGAACAATCGCCGATCTTGTGAAGATGCGCGCCGTGCCACTGTCCGCTCGACAGGCCGGGCACGTCGGCTTCGATGGTGAGCACCACGCCTTCGGGGCCCTGGACGAAGCGAACCGTGCCGACTTCGTCGCGGTCGCGATTGATCAGCGTGGCGGTGGCCTCGGCCGCGCCGGAGACCGCCTCGCCCGCCTCGCCGGTGTCCGCGCCGTGATCCATGTCCTGCATGGTCTCGGGCTGGGCGTCCGCCTCCTGGGTTGCGCTCTCCGCGCAGGCGGGCAGGGCGATGACTGCGCCGAGAACGGCGGCGGTGGAAAGAAGGGCGAGGCGGTTCATGAGCATGTCTCCCTGCGAGCTTTCGGGGGGAAGGGTATCACGCCGCAACGCGTTGACGAGGGCGAGGTTCGTTCCGCGCGTCTGTCCACACGCCGGCAGCCCCCGCCGTTTGCCGCCCGCCCGCCCGCTTGCTACACCGCTATGACAGACGCGCGCGCCTGATTCCGGGCGCGCCGGGCCTTCCATTCTTCGCGCCGAGACCGGGTCAAAACCCGGCGCGCGCCAGCGACGGACGAGACGGATTTGAGCGATCTTCCCCCCGAAGACCCGATGAACGAAGGCGGCCCGCGCGGCGGCGACACCGGTTCGCTGATCGCCATCGAAGACGAGATGAAGCGCAGCTATCTCGATTACGCGATGAGCGTGATCGTCAGCCGCGCCATCCCCGACGCCCGCGACGGGCTGAAGCCGGTGCACCGCCGCATTCTCTGGGCCATGCACGAGGGCGGATACACCAAGGACAAGCCCTACAAGAAGTCCGCCAACGTGGTCGGCGACGTGATGGGCCGCTACCACCCCCATGGCGACAGCGCGATCTACGACGCGCTCGCGCGCATGGCGCAGCCTTTCTCCATGGGGCTTAAGCTTCTGGACGGTCAGGGCAATTTCGGCTCGATGGACGGCGACCCGCCCGCGGCCATGCGCTACACAGAGATCCGGATGGATCATCCGGCCGAAGCGCTTCTGGCCGACATCGACAAGGAAACGGTCGACTTCGTCGACAACTACGACGGCTCCAAGCGAGAGCCGACCGTGCTGCCGGCGCGCTATCCGAACCTCTTGGTCAACGGCGCGGGCGGCATCGCGGTGGGCATGGCGACCAACATCCCGCCCCATAACCTCAACGAGATCGTCGACGCGACGCTGGCGATCCTGGACAATCCCGACATCACCGACGGCGAGCTTCTGGAGTTCGTGCCCGCGCCGGACTTCCCGACGGGCGGCGAGATCCTGGGCCGGTCGGGCGCGCGCAAGGCGCTGATGGAAGGCCGGGGCTCGGTGATCCTGCGCGGCAAGTGCTCGATCGAGCAGGTGCGCTCGGGCCGTGAGGCGATCATCGTTCACGAGATCCCCTATCAGGTGAACAAGGCCGTCATGGTCGAGAAGATCGCCGAGCTGGTCCGCGACAAGCGCGTCGAGGGCGTGGCCGATCTGCGCGACGAGTCCGACCGCTCCGGCGTGCGGGTGGTGGTCGAGCTCAAGAAGGACGCCAACGCCGACGTCATCCTGAACCAGCTCTACCGCTGGAGCCCGCTTCAGACCTCGTTCGGGGTGAACATGCTCGCCCTGATCGGCGGCCGGCCGCAGCAGGCGGGGCTGAGGACCTTCCTCGAGACCTTCATCGGGTTCCGCAAGCAGGTCGTCGTCCGCCGCACCAAGTTCGACCTCAAGAAAGCGCGCGACCGTGCGCACGTCTTGATCGGCCTCGGGGTCGCAGTCGCCAATATCGACGAGGTCATCCGCCTGATCCGCAGCGCGCCCGATCCGCAGACCGCCCGCGAGCAGTTGCGCGACCGCGCCTGGCCGGCCAAGGACATCACCGCGCTGGTCGAGCTGGTGGCCGATCCGCGTTCGAAGATCGTCGACGGCACCATCAAGCTCACCGAGGAGCAGGCCAAGGCGATCCTTGATCTGCGCCTGCACCGACTGACCGCGCTCGGCCGCGACGAGATCGGCGACGAAGCGAAAAAGCTCGCCGAGCAGATCGCCGACCTTCTGGACATCCTCAAGAGCCCGCACCGCATCCGCGAGATCATTCGCGGCGAGCTCGAGGAATCCAAGGCCAAGTTCGGCGTCGAACGCCGCTCGACCATCATCGAGGGCGATCTGGAGATCGAGGACG carries:
- a CDS encoding kelch repeat-containing protein; this translates as MNGFTRRAALTGAGASLALAACARGQDYAEQALAPGWTSAPDLPTRVQEIYPALLGQTIYVAGGLTPDAGTGSIGITDQVFALTPGATEWRRRARLPVPTHHPNLAAAEGYLYAIGGFTAANGGAWSMTDAVRIYDESRDRWSAGPDLPTPYAETVAASINGRIHVVTGRRPAGLSNRNWPDHADTNAHVVLDTAAGVWTTAAPAPTARNSAAGAVLGGRLHVVGGRTVTGGNVANHEVYDPAEDRWEARAPLPDPVEGPRGAGGLAAAVLGDRLYVFGGEWFDNSGGGVYRQVRAYDAATDRWEELGDMPSPRHGLGAVARDDAIYTIAGAEAAGGNRTSAAVQVFRP
- a CDS encoding superoxide dismutase family protein, translating into MNRLALLSTAAVLGAVIALPACAESATQEADAQPETMQDMDHGADTGEAGEAVSGAAEATATLINRDRDEVGTVRFVQGPEGVVLTIEADVPGLSSGQWHGAHLHKIGDCSNEDFTSSGGHINVDGSAHGYLNPEGPDNADLPNLWVHSDGALRAQAYTENVSIGGQTGAPALLDADGSAFVMHANPDDMISQPIGGAGARVLCGVIEAAD
- the gyrA gene encoding DNA gyrase subunit A yields the protein MNEGGPRGGDTGSLIAIEDEMKRSYLDYAMSVIVSRAIPDARDGLKPVHRRILWAMHEGGYTKDKPYKKSANVVGDVMGRYHPHGDSAIYDALARMAQPFSMGLKLLDGQGNFGSMDGDPPAAMRYTEIRMDHPAEALLADIDKETVDFVDNYDGSKREPTVLPARYPNLLVNGAGGIAVGMATNIPPHNLNEIVDATLAILDNPDITDGELLEFVPAPDFPTGGEILGRSGARKALMEGRGSVILRGKCSIEQVRSGREAIIVHEIPYQVNKAVMVEKIAELVRDKRVEGVADLRDESDRSGVRVVVELKKDANADVILNQLYRWSPLQTSFGVNMLALIGGRPQQAGLRTFLETFIGFRKQVVVRRTKFDLKKARDRAHVLIGLGVAVANIDEVIRLIRSAPDPQTAREQLRDRAWPAKDITALVELVADPRSKIVDGTIKLTEEQAKAILDLRLHRLTALGRDEIGDEAKKLAEQIADLLDILKSPHRIREIIRGELEESKAKFGVERRSTIIEGDLEIEDEDLIPRDDMVVTLTHGGYVKRTPLSTYRAQHRGGRGRAGMAMKDEDFVATLFVASTHAPLLFFSSDGMVYKTKTWRLPVGAPNSRGKFLTNLLPSLNEGAWITSVMALPEDEESWDQYDVMFATAAGTVRRNSLSDFVQVNRNGKIAMKLDEETGRILDVRLCRPDQDVLLVTANGKAIRFPVTDVRVFASRNSTGVRGIRMEDGDRLISMAILNALEVSRAEVRAYLKQRRAELRSDAEDELETAEDEIETGEDGEEEVTLSNVRYMEMKANEELLLTVAESGLGKRVISYEYFRQGRGGQGVWTKDKRFPEPLSACFAVGEGDTVMAVTDGGQLIRFPVDTVRIAARATKGVRLIRLSEGEKVVSVVRVAESDDGEGGDPEDAPEDAPAAPKGPEGEG